A stretch of Henckelia pumila isolate YLH828 chromosome 4, ASM3356847v2, whole genome shotgun sequence DNA encodes these proteins:
- the LOC140863650 gene encoding ethylene-responsive transcription factor 5-like has translation MASPDESSALDLIRQHLLDDSAFMEHYCPDAGFSSESQISGTCSSSDSVVTEITNNSCSSSCSMDQSFAFSPANLSFSSSSNYSTNISSFLAPKTESEFSGFETEPKFCKSFAERKPSLNISIPQVNNPVTGFKVVEQKKLEANPGERRNYRGVRQRPWGKFAAEIRDPNRKGTRVWLGTFDTAVEAAKAYDRAAFRLRGSKAILNFPLDIGKNLNPIPEITPPPATAGRKRVRGSDVEGKGKKEIKREEIQEVNGESELTAALPLTPSSWTAVWDWVDEKGIFEVPPLSPLVSNPSLAIQG, from the coding sequence ATGGCTTCACCCGATGAAAGTTCGGCTCTGGACTTGATACGCCAGCATCTTCTTGATGACTCTGCTTTCATGGAGCATTACTGCCCGGATGCTGGTTTTTCATCAGAATCACAGATTTCAGGGACTTGTAGCAGTTCTGATTCTGTGGTTACTGAAATCACCAACAATTCTTGTTCGTCTTCTTGTTCCATGGATCAATCTTTTGCGTTTTCTCCCGCGAATTTGAGCTTCTCTTCAAGCTCGAATTACAGCACAAATATCTCCAGTTTCTTGGCTCCTAAAACTGAGAGTGAGTTCTCGGGATTTGAAACAGAGCCCAAGTTTTGCAAGAGTTTCGCCGAAAGGAAGCCTTCGCTCAACATATCGATTCCTCAAGTCAACAATCCGGTCACCGGTTTCAAGGTGGTTGAGCAGAAGAAACTGGAGGCCAATCCCGGCGAGCGGCGGAACTACAGGGGAGTCAGGCAGCGGCCGTGGGGGAAATTCGCGGCGGAGATACGCGACCCGAATAGGAAAGGCACTCGGGTCTGGCTGGGAACCTTCGACACGGCGGTGGAGGCCGCCAAGGCCTACGACAGGGCGGCGTTCAGGCTGAGAGGCAGCAAGGCCATTCTTAATTTCCCACTTGATATAGGAAAAAACTTGAACCCCATACCGGAGATTACTCCTCCGCCGGCTACCGCCGGCCGGAAAAGGGTGAGGGGAAGTGACGTCGAAGGGAAAGGGAAGAAGGAAATTAAGAgggaagaaattcaagaagttaacGGTGAGAGTGAGTTGACGGCGGCATTACCCTTAACGCCGTCAAGTTGGACGGCCGTTTGGGATTGGGTTGATGAGAAGGGTATCTTTGAGGTTCCGCCGTTATCGCCGTTAGTTTCCAACCCAAGTTTGGCCATTCAGGGTTGA